From Chryseobacterium shandongense, the proteins below share one genomic window:
- a CDS encoding TonB-dependent receptor, whose amino-acid sequence MQILSFKIATTAAAICFSTAVFAQQKYSVSGTIKDIRNGELMIGVTVKVAEEPTVSVVSNDYGFYSLSLPKGTYHLIISNPGFQDFRQSITVEDNIKQDLQLSQEEERVAKIEEVVISGVKKDKNLTSAQMGTETLSIKNIEKLPVLFGEKDIMKTIQLLPGIKSNGEGSSGFSVRGGATDQNLILLDEAAVYNASHLLGFFSTFNSDALKDASIIKGNSPAQYGGRLSSVLDVKMKDGNNKEYNVNGGLGLISSRLSVEGPIQKEKSSFIVSGRRTYADVFLKATDDFKDSKLYFYDLNLKANYQINENNRLYLSGYFGRDVLGLGDTFATDWGNTTATLRWNSIISSKLFSNTSFIFSNYNYNVSLSSNNNTFGLSSEIEDWNLKQDFTWFAGNNHSVKFGLQSIYHTITPSSASGTSVSSFPRNPRHSWENAFYINDDYKINEKLTVNYGVRLSLFTVLGGDTFNTYENGILVDSQFLEKGKFGKTYVNPEPRITANYRINEVSSVKGGYSRNTQNLHLLSNSGSGNPTDQWIGSSYTVKPEIADQLSIGYSRNFSNNNYEINTEVYYKSMQNQIDYKNGAQITFDTAADVESELLFGKGRAYGLEIIAKKKSGKLTGWISYTLSKTERKIDGINNNEWYNARMDKTHDLSVVATYQLNPKWSFSGLFLYSTGNAVTFPTGKYELNGQTVFQYSSRNADRMPAYHRMDFNATYEPVSNRRFKGSWSFGIYNIYGRENAYTITFEDNPDNPGTTRAVQTSLFKWVPNITYNFKF is encoded by the coding sequence ATGCAGATATTATCCTTTAAAATTGCCACTACTGCAGCAGCAATTTGTTTCAGTACAGCTGTTTTTGCACAACAGAAATATTCGGTAAGCGGCACCATAAAAGATATCAGAAACGGAGAGCTTATGATTGGGGTTACTGTGAAAGTCGCTGAAGAGCCTACTGTATCTGTAGTTTCCAACGATTACGGATTTTATTCCCTTTCGCTTCCAAAAGGTACTTATCATCTCATTATTTCAAATCCGGGCTTTCAGGATTTCCGGCAAAGTATTACGGTTGAAGACAATATAAAACAGGATCTGCAGCTTTCTCAGGAAGAAGAAAGAGTGGCAAAGATTGAGGAGGTCGTGATCTCCGGAGTGAAAAAGGACAAAAACCTGACCTCCGCACAAATGGGAACGGAAACGCTTAGTATTAAAAATATTGAAAAATTGCCTGTTCTTTTTGGAGAAAAAGACATCATGAAAACCATCCAGCTTTTACCTGGAATCAAAAGCAACGGAGAAGGAAGCAGCGGTTTCAGCGTACGGGGTGGAGCAACAGACCAGAACCTTATCCTGCTGGATGAGGCTGCGGTTTATAACGCCTCTCATCTCCTTGGTTTTTTCAGTACTTTCAACAGTGACGCCCTTAAAGATGCAAGCATCATTAAAGGAAACAGCCCGGCTCAGTACGGCGGCCGTCTTTCTTCTGTGCTGGATGTTAAAATGAAGGACGGAAACAATAAAGAATATAATGTAAACGGCGGGCTCGGATTGATCAGCAGCAGGTTGAGCGTTGAAGGACCCATTCAGAAAGAAAAATCTTCTTTTATTGTTTCGGGACGAAGAACCTATGCGGATGTATTCTTAAAGGCAACTGATGACTTTAAAGACAGTAAGCTTTATTTTTATGATTTAAATTTGAAGGCCAATTACCAGATCAACGAAAACAACAGGCTTTATTTATCGGGATATTTCGGAAGGGATGTTTTAGGATTGGGTGATACTTTTGCTACGGATTGGGGGAATACCACTGCTACACTTCGCTGGAACAGTATCATCAGCAGCAAATTGTTTTCCAATACTTCGTTTATATTCAGCAATTATAATTATAATGTAAGCTTAAGCAGCAACAATAATACATTCGGGCTTTCTTCCGAAATTGAAGACTGGAATCTGAAGCAGGATTTTACCTGGTTTGCGGGGAATAATCATTCCGTAAAGTTTGGCCTGCAGTCTATTTATCATACGATTACGCCAAGCAGCGCATCCGGAACGAGTGTCAGCAGTTTTCCGAGAAACCCCAGACATTCCTGGGAAAATGCATTTTATATCAATGATGATTATAAGATCAATGAAAAGCTTACCGTAAACTATGGAGTACGCCTTTCTTTATTCACGGTTTTAGGCGGCGATACTTTCAACACGTATGAAAACGGTATTTTAGTTGATTCTCAATTTCTCGAAAAAGGAAAATTCGGGAAAACGTACGTAAATCCGGAACCGAGAATCACAGCCAATTACCGGATTAATGAAGTAAGCAGCGTAAAAGGTGGATACTCCAGAAATACACAGAACCTGCATTTACTGAGCAACAGCGGAAGCGGAAATCCTACGGATCAATGGATTGGGAGCAGTTACACGGTAAAACCTGAAATAGCAGATCAGTTGAGCATAGGATACAGCAGAAATTTCAGCAATAATAATTATGAAATTAATACCGAAGTGTATTATAAATCCATGCAGAACCAGATCGATTATAAAAACGGTGCACAGATCACCTTTGATACCGCTGCCGATGTAGAAAGCGAGCTCCTATTTGGTAAAGGTAGAGCTTACGGACTTGAAATTATTGCTAAAAAGAAAAGCGGAAAGCTTACCGGATGGATTTCCTACACTCTCTCGAAAACGGAAAGGAAAATTGACGGAATTAATAACAATGAATGGTATAATGCAAGAATGGATAAGACTCACGATCTTTCGGTAGTGGCCACGTATCAGCTTAATCCGAAGTGGTCATTTTCCGGACTGTTTCTGTACAGTACCGGTAATGCAGTAACGTTCCCTACTGGAAAGTATGAATTGAACGGACAGACCGTCTTTCAATACAGCAGCCGAAATGCCGACCGGATGCCGGCTTATCACCGAATGGATTTTAATGCTACTTATGAACCTGTCTCAAACAGGCGTTTTAAAGGATCGTGGTCTTTCGGAATTTACAACATTTACGGCCGTGAAAATGCCTATACTATCACTTTCGAAGATAATCCCGATAATCCCGGAACAACAAGGGCTGTACAGACTTCTTTGTTCAAATGGGTTCCTAACATCACTTATAATTTTAAGTTTTAA
- the pgl gene encoding 6-phosphogluconolactonase: MNIRIFDDLDTLYTEAADLFADLSEKSIREKGRFTVALSGGSSPKAIFKLLATEEYAGRIEWDKIYFFWVDERWVPLNDDKSNARMTFEALLDKVPVPEDHIFPMYKDNILPEEYAREYESYIRNILGKEGVFDFILLGMGDDGHTASLFPGEEILNEKEKWVSAYYLKPQEMYRITLTAPIINKAENILAVAFGESKRHALHEILKGAYNPEMYPMQLIEKKENFLFFTDHQAMGK; the protein is encoded by the coding sequence ATGAATATCAGAATATTTGATGATTTAGATACATTATACACGGAAGCAGCAGATTTGTTTGCTGATCTTTCAGAAAAATCAATACGTGAAAAAGGGCGTTTCACCGTTGCGCTGAGCGGAGGGTCTTCTCCTAAAGCCATATTCAAATTACTGGCAACAGAGGAATATGCAGGAAGGATCGAATGGGATAAAATTTATTTTTTCTGGGTTGATGAAAGATGGGTTCCGCTGAATGATGATAAAAGCAATGCAAGAATGACTTTCGAAGCGTTGCTTGATAAAGTTCCGGTTCCTGAAGATCATATTTTCCCAATGTATAAAGACAATATTCTACCCGAAGAATATGCCCGGGAATACGAATCTTACATTCGAAATATATTGGGAAAAGAAGGTGTTTTCGATTTTATTCTTCTTGGAATGGGTGATGACGGACATACAGCATCGCTGTTTCCGGGGGAAGAAATTCTTAATGAAAAAGAAAAATGGGTTTCAGCATATTATCTTAAGCCACAGGAAATGTACAGAATTACTCTCACTGCACCTATTATTAACAAGGCAGAAAATATTTTGGCTGTTGCATTCGGAGAATCAAAAAGGCATGCACTTCATGAAATACTGAAAGGAGCATACAATCCTGAAATGTATCCGATGCAGCTTATCGAGAAAAAAGAAAATTTCCTCTTCTTTACAGACCATCAGGCGATGGGAAAATAA
- the gndA gene encoding NADP-dependent phosphogluconate dehydrogenase, with protein MKGYNYGMVGLGVMGRNLLYNIADNGFSVAGFDLDEEKVQQLHSDAISEMQIKGTGSLEEFVAALETPRKIILMVPAGKPVDAVLENISPLLSKGDIVIDAGNSYFKDTDRRISEMASKGLHFMGIGVSGGEKGARKGPSIMPGGHSEAFSLLKPMLEAIAAKVDGEACTAYMGKGSAGNYVKMVHNGIEYAIMQLISEAYDLLKKGANLSNNELYEVFKEWNNGEMNSFLIEITRDIFKQKDDLTDQDLLDQILDKAGAKGTGKWTSEQAMEIGVSIPTIDIAVTSRILSAYKDERILASELYAEKEIIITEDKELFIREVGEALYLSMLISYAQGLALLIKASEEYGFGIPLKDVVKIWRGGCIIRSLLLEKFYTAYTENPQLTNILLDKEISELVKSKIKSLRKTAAFAVSNGIPSLGIQSALGYFDAYTTRSLPVNLIQAQRDYFGAHTYQRIDREGVFHTIWNSTNQ; from the coding sequence ATGAAAGGATATAATTACGGGATGGTCGGTCTCGGAGTGATGGGAAGAAATCTTCTCTACAACATTGCTGACAACGGATTCTCAGTGGCGGGTTTTGACCTAGATGAGGAGAAAGTACAACAGCTGCACAGTGATGCAATCTCAGAAATGCAAATCAAAGGAACAGGCTCTCTGGAAGAATTCGTAGCCGCATTGGAAACTCCAAGAAAAATCATTCTTATGGTTCCTGCAGGAAAACCTGTGGATGCCGTTCTGGAAAATATTTCACCGTTGTTGAGCAAAGGTGATATTGTAATCGATGCCGGGAATTCTTATTTTAAAGATACAGACAGACGTATTTCAGAAATGGCTTCTAAAGGTCTTCATTTTATGGGTATTGGCGTTTCAGGCGGTGAAAAAGGAGCCAGAAAAGGACCAAGTATCATGCCCGGTGGACATTCTGAAGCATTCAGCCTTCTTAAACCTATGCTTGAAGCTATTGCCGCTAAAGTAGACGGCGAAGCATGTACTGCTTACATGGGGAAGGGGTCTGCCGGAAACTATGTGAAAATGGTGCACAACGGTATCGAATATGCCATTATGCAGCTCATCAGCGAAGCGTACGATCTTCTTAAAAAAGGAGCAAATCTTTCCAATAATGAACTGTACGAAGTCTTCAAAGAATGGAATAATGGCGAAATGAATTCATTCCTCATCGAAATCACCAGAGACATTTTTAAACAGAAAGACGATCTTACTGACCAGGATCTTCTTGATCAGATTCTGGATAAGGCCGGAGCAAAAGGAACCGGAAAATGGACCTCGGAGCAGGCTATGGAAATAGGCGTTTCGATTCCTACAATTGATATTGCGGTAACGTCAAGAATTTTATCCGCTTATAAAGATGAAAGAATTCTGGCTTCGGAGCTGTATGCTGAAAAAGAGATTATTATAACAGAAGATAAAGAGCTGTTTATCCGAGAAGTAGGAGAGGCACTTTACCTTTCTATGCTCATCAGTTATGCACAGGGACTGGCTTTACTCATCAAAGCTTCGGAAGAATATGGTTTCGGAATTCCATTAAAAGATGTGGTGAAAATTTGGAGAGGAGGATGTATTATCCGATCTCTGCTTCTGGAAAAATTCTATACTGCCTACACGGAAAATCCTCAATTAACCAATATTTTACTGGATAAAGAAATTTCAGAACTGGTAAAATCTAAAATAAAATCTCTGCGTAAAACTGCTGCTTTTGCCGTTTCAAATGGAATTCCAAGCCTGGGTATTCAGTCTGCATTGGGATATTTTGATGCGTACACAACAAGATCGCTGCCTGTAAATCTTATCCAGGCACAAAGGGATTATTTCGGAGCGCATACCTATCAAAGAATCGACAGAGAAGGGGTTTTCCACACCATCTGGAATAGTACAAATCAATAA
- the zwf gene encoding glucose-6-phosphate dehydrogenase produces MNENKILRPTTIIIFGATGDLAKRKLFPAFYNLYIDGRMPKGFNILALGRAENTDEDFKNYVKENLENFSRKKLTQEDWAGFQAHITYFRHQLDQESSYVDLQKKLKDFDTIYGTRANRLFYLSIGPNFISTISNHIKKSELASDPKKDRIIIEKPFGHDKQSAIELNQLLSETFEEEQIYRIDHYLGKETVQNILAFRFGNSIFEPLWDHKHIESVQITVAEEVGVETRGSFYEQTGALRDMIQNHLLQILCMVAMEPPATLESGEIRDRKVDVLKSIRRIPADKVDHYAVRGQYGKNTINGFEAKGYRQENGIAPDSNTETFAAVKFYLDNERWQGVPFYVRTGKKMKEKHSYITIQFKPLPNPTFSATQHHLAANRLVINIQPLMDIRLQFMAKKPGLTLSLEPVEMIFDYFVCQEDTPEAYETLLLDALMGDLTLFMRSDQVEEAWDVVKTIQEAWENNKDASFPNYKAGSWGPDESFTLVERQGDKWW; encoded by the coding sequence ATGAATGAAAATAAAATCCTGAGGCCAACCACTATTATTATCTTCGGAGCCACAGGCGATCTTGCAAAAAGAAAATTATTTCCGGCGTTTTACAATTTATATATTGACGGAAGGATGCCTAAAGGCTTCAATATACTCGCATTGGGAAGGGCAGAAAATACAGATGAAGATTTTAAAAATTACGTTAAAGAAAATCTTGAAAATTTCTCAAGAAAAAAACTGACACAGGAAGACTGGGCAGGGTTTCAGGCGCATATCACATATTTTAGGCATCAGCTTGATCAGGAAAGTTCGTACGTTGATTTGCAGAAAAAACTTAAAGACTTCGACACAATTTACGGAACCAGGGCCAATCGGTTATTCTATTTATCCATCGGTCCGAATTTCATCTCCACCATTTCCAATCATATTAAAAAAAGTGAACTGGCTTCTGATCCTAAAAAAGACAGGATTATTATCGAAAAACCTTTCGGACATGATAAACAATCGGCTATCGAATTGAATCAACTTCTCTCTGAAACATTTGAAGAAGAGCAGATTTACAGAATAGATCATTACCTCGGTAAAGAAACCGTGCAGAATATTCTGGCTTTCAGATTTGGAAATTCTATTTTTGAACCGTTGTGGGATCACAAACATATAGAATCGGTACAGATTACTGTTGCAGAAGAGGTAGGTGTGGAAACAAGAGGTAGCTTCTATGAACAGACTGGAGCACTGCGCGATATGATCCAGAACCATTTGCTGCAGATTCTCTGCATGGTTGCCATGGAACCGCCTGCAACGCTGGAATCCGGAGAAATCAGGGATCGTAAAGTGGATGTCCTGAAATCAATCCGAAGAATTCCCGCCGATAAGGTAGATCATTATGCTGTAAGAGGGCAATATGGGAAAAATACCATCAACGGATTTGAAGCCAAAGGCTATCGCCAGGAAAACGGAATTGCTCCGGATTCCAACACTGAAACATTTGCAGCAGTAAAATTTTATCTTGACAATGAACGTTGGCAGGGGGTTCCTTTTTATGTGCGCACCGGTAAAAAAATGAAAGAAAAACATTCTTATATTACCATTCAGTTTAAGCCACTCCCAAATCCTACTTTTTCAGCTACACAGCATCATCTGGCGGCTAACAGACTCGTTATCAATATCCAGCCTTTGATGGATATCAGGCTGCAGTTCATGGCTAAAAAGCCTGGGCTTACGCTGTCGCTTGAGCCGGTAGAAATGATCTTCGACTATTTCGTATGTCAGGAAGATACTCCGGAAGCGTATGAAACGCTATTGCTCGATGCATTGATGGGAGACCTCACCTTATTCATGCGTTCTGATCAGGTGGAAGAAGCCTGGGATGTTGTAAAAACAATACAGGAAGCGTGGGAAAATAACAAAGATGCCTCTTTCCCGAATTATAAAGCCGGAAGCTGGGGGCCTGATGAAAGCTTTACGCTGGTAGAAAGACAGGGAGACAAGTGGTGGTAA